Sequence from the Helianthus annuus cultivar XRQ/B chromosome 13, HanXRQr2.0-SUNRISE, whole genome shotgun sequence genome:
aacgtcacaatcccgttggataacgttccttcaccaataatccttcctccttgattacccgcaaaacctacgtatgctccatttatgtttctgacatcatacagcaacgaggtcttccctgtcatatgtctagaagctccactatccatgatccatctggatacaagttttggaagatcctgcacataacaaactttgacttaaCCAATCTTCAATAAAAatgtcgattcatgcttcgcgatcaaggaagctccggcaattcaaactgcttagtcaaacatggtgtccacccaggcctcatcagacttaggtgtaaccttgacttttttaactcttgcaatttgaattttaaagttttcagccttcagaggtggaaaattcgcatcataatcaacttgaattgattcctcagaaggtgaaacctttttctctgttttcggtttccaaacttgttgagataatgcaacccgtttgttaaatttgtcatttttagttaccgacttctttacgggttcatttttcactttgatgttatcatttttcaaactctttttctcaacaacgattggtgtttttcccttcacatcaactttcttctgttgagtcttcacatTTTCAGTCTTAgacttcacgttggtacactttcgtgcaatgtggccaacttgattacatctgaaacaagttcgagtatcagccactcgacttgtgccttcagactgagactgagaagttcttttctcaaagaactctttgtttgattttgaaaaaatttctttctcttcatcagcaagtgaacttgaactgttcacaaactttttcttctcaacaaacctcttgtttggaacatttcttttctgataagacttacccccctgataaccacccgaccaattgtttcggttattattataaacacgcagtggattaacagatttcttgttgtaaactttttctttctcaaacctcattttacttttcttttgactcagattgttcactgctgacaactcaacttcgaccaacttgaaaacatttgtcaatttgttcatgttaacattctctatcggaaactctaaatccgaaaacaacttatccgaacccaacatcttgtacatgacaagatttgattcttcatttaagttgttcttggacttttgtttcggaatgtatttgtccaagaaacacccatcttcctcagtagtgtcactatccgtttttagcacattttcaacaacaccttttacaatatcattttgaacactatcgtcattggaagatgtgaacgtgacatcaatgttctctggaagtttaacttcactttcttcctcaatttcaaccaacccagattgttttttcgtatagttatcaagaacaggtggtggaactctatgaaaacccaccccggttccatcagaataaacatcttcgccagctttgtttttccctatgggtttgggaacaatgtgttgcaaaacaaagcttgcagagctgtaactattaagcttcaactggatttgctcattttcaatttcagcctcttgaaatttaagtttcaatttagcgatttcatccagttgtttgttgattgattcttcttttactctcagcactgcttttaaatgctcgttttctttaaaagttttaccatttcgatcatcactatctttcactgtgcttttgagtttttcaaacttttcagaaatttaacggttttcaagaattaacttttcattttcttttttaactttttcatgatcaattttatcattttcaatttggctAGTTAATTttcttatccgttcagttgaagctttaactgttttgtcacgattgagaatttgattctcaacgcttctgacctttgctgtcagatcatcaactttctttcctttgagatacgtgactgtattacaaaatttgcactctttgttgcaatttttgcaatcaacatttccatcaattttcttacctgaagcatttgttgacacgtttgaactgacctggctttttgacttagacacggagttagagtctacctcaagtgccttagcagccagcactttgtcagccatttttcccaagTTCTCAGCAGTCAACTCCTACGTTGTATCAATAACcccagtatcaatcttctttgacttctcttgctcttctttctcctttcactctttctcttctttctcctttctctctttctcttctttctcctttctctctttctcttctttctctttctcgtctccagttccccaccatttattctgccaatactaATCTTCTTCTTTTaactccttgattatggcttcgatatcaagcgttttgtcatcgatcgcaatgtttccatatgggtaaacataacactccctgtccggatcccatcttctcgctctcctcgcttccagatagataccagaaattctaatgattctattctcagcaatcatttttctatatctatacttctgctcttcagttcggttatctttccaaggaataggttcatcgtttttcgccatgaatgcgtaaccaatcgcatcttcttctggtagaacctcttgactccaatcatacccttcatcatcataaatcaccgcaagagctctagatttctctttgttgtcttcaacctgcttcaatataggcggctcggatttattctgatgataaattgccttcttgtaataatcatctctgaaaggattttccgattcatcagcatatgcgtttctgcattctcgtttgaagtgacctttctgcttacacttgaaacatgtcactttgtatttatcgaaccccagcttggtagatggaccaccaattgtcttcctaccggtaatttccatgaaacgctgtgctcgacgaacagcacttgccatagcccaacgaatatcgatcagctccatttcttcaggatctatctgatcataatcttccttggtTAAGTTGGTAttgcctatcttcccagctactaacccttcatacgattccaacaccGATGCTAGGAAGATCATCTCCtgtttagccgactcctcatcaaaattctgagcattcttcaagtatattgcaatgttgcattgaaaacgattctttgcatcagaatgacttgcagatgatgaagatccactatgataaccactgtgatttccactggtttgaccactttgactttctttgtttgatgtagacacattctcagcagaaaaagcagttttgggagaagttgcttttggcatcatgcttttcggataatacaaatccaaattctgctggtaagatgagtgactgattttgtatgtcttcttcagttccaactcgtgactttcaagtctctcaatcaccaaatccacagtcaactttgcaggctcgatagtgtttttcagcataagcgcataatatctccaatccatctcgtctggtaatgaatcgaacagtttgtcgacaagctcttcatcaggaaatctgatatcatgtcttgctaattccagcttcagatgaccaaacctttctatcattttacagactgactcattctttagacaaccaaacatatcaaactctttcttaagaagtttctttttactttttacaatttcagcacttcctagacattttTTTTCTAGCTTattccagagatcttttgcatttgaataattgATCAATGAGATTATGTTTTCCCGAACGGATTGAAATAACAATgccacacatttttgctcagctACAAATGCATCAGTTTCTTCAGCAGATCTTAacgtttcaccatttttgtttccattttcataaccgtttttcaaacttttccagctgggaaatgcaaatgccatcaaccaatcttcaaactttcttgaccatcgactgtattcctcgatagccattagctttggaggtttattgaaggttccaaaagcactttccgattcccaagcttcctttttcttttctttcggcggattctcattttctttgcttgatgaaGTATCATCGTTTTCGGAATTTCCCGTGAacgcgtacatgtcgctgaacggattCAAGATTATATCATCCATCTTAagtgtacctgcaaaatcagccaacacttagaaaaattttcgaatttttgaaaaatgtgacaaatgagcgaaactatCAACTATTGTAACAGATAAGCGAAACCACACTCTTCTGTATAAGTGAAAGTAACAAATTGATCGAATGAGCGAGACTATGCTTGTCAGTAAGAGCGAAACCATATAGTTCGTATGAGCGAGAGTCAAATGTCGGTTCAAGCGAAACCCAAATGTTTGTTCGAGCGAAACTATCAAGTTCTTTCGAGCAAAAGTACCGTAAAAGCGAAACCTgtatgttcaaataagcgaaactacagaTTGTTTTCAAGCGAAAGCTATGTATTACGAGCGGAACCTgcgatgtccgtaaaagcggaactCCAATTTTAActgattttaaccatttttaagccgtgctttaacctgaaactttctagggtttgttaattgtatgttttacacgttatactcgatttttaggccatttcaaccgtaggaaccagttcaaatcgaaaaaatagagagaaagtgagtagaaatgagagaattctgtagaatcaagctgtagtagtatgaactcctcgtcctgagctctgataccacttgttggaccgtgttccgaccctaagcAGTCAGTTGAGAatgttcatcttcacatacaaaggcggaatcaatgcacatgaagttacacagcttttccttttcaatttcctctctattgatgctttctgattacaatttgacaaCGTTTTGCTACCACAAGCATGAAACAGTTCCGCTTCAACATACACGAATCAATGATCAGGTTTCGCTCCTAATACTTATATATAGTCCACGTGCTTTCACTTATACGACATGCCGGATAAGCGAAACTACCTGCTAAAACACAAGAGCGAAACCAtattgacacaaaagcggaacctCTACAAtacatgttcataaaagcgaaactacttatataaaaaataattttgacttttaagctcctatgttgacctatcttgacctaagacgtaatgcagacgaagtcaacagacttTCCATGCATCAACAATGGAATTGGAGTTGGGTTTGCGGAAGTGGAAGACAAAGCTAGGGTGGTTGGGTGCAAGGCAGGGATCCACCCGTTCAAGTATCTCGGTTTGATGGTGGGGGCCAACATGAACCACATTAGCAACTGGAAACCGGTCTACGACATCTTTGAAGCGAGACTTTCTCGTTGGAAAGCTAACTTTCTGTCTATTGGCGGTCAAATTACTCTTATACGATTTGTCTTAGAAAGCCTACCAAATTATTACTTCTCCTTATACAAAGTGCCGAAGAAAGTTATTAATGACTTGGTGAAGATAATTAGAAGTTTTTTATGGGGAGGTTCGGGCGACTCTAACAAAATGCATTGGGTTGCGTGGGATCGGGTTTCTATCCCTAGAGATGAAGAGGGTATCGGGttaaataaacttaaaaatattAATGTCGCTTTACTCTCAAAGTGGGGATGGAGGTTCAAAACGGAAGAAAATCAATTATGGAAGAAGGTGGTCGATGCGCTTCACTCTAGTAGAGGAAATTGGGATTTTCTTCCCGCTAAGAAAAGCTTAAGCGGAGTTTGTAGTAATATTGTGAAATCGGTAGCAAGAACTACTATTGAAGGAAATCCGTTAAGATGTTTCTTTAAAGGCGTTCTTGGTGATGGGAAGCGGATTTCTTTTTGGCTTGATCGATGGCTCACAAATGAACCCCTCAAGGAAGTGTACCCTAACCTATTTAAATTGGAAgctgaaaaaaaaaaacgtgtGGTGGAAAATAGGCTTTGCACCAATAATAATTATGGAGGGTACATTTGGAAGTGGACTAGAGGGCCTGCTTCATTTATAGAAATTGCATAATAGAACTGGCTTTTGAGGGACTTACATTCGGTCTCCCTGTCAAGCGACTGTGACAAGTGGGACTGGATCGGAAGCGAATCGGAATGCTTTTCGGTTGGTGCCGTTAAATGGTTACTTCGAAAAGGTGTTGACAACAACGGCAATTATGTTATGAAATGGAGCAAGCTAGTTCATTTGAAATGTAATATGCTAGCCTGGAGAGCAGAAATGGGGAAAATTCCTATCGGGGTGGCGCTTCGAAACCGAAATATTAATGTTAATTTCCCCTTTTGCAACTCGAACGAGGAAACAGTGGAATATATCTTCACTTCATGTTCAGTTGCCTCCATAGTGTGGCAACATGTTAGCATTTGGTGTAAGGTGGCTCCGTTCTTCGCCTGGACGGTTAGAGATATTCTGGAGATGCATTATTACGTCGGCCTTAAAGGGCTGGCTAAAGATGTGTTCCACACTTCTACAGAATCATTATTATTGGATGCTGGAGTTTATGGCGGGCTAGGAATGGTATCAAGTTCGAGAACAAGCAAGCGCGGATTAAAGACATTATTAAGGAAGTAAAATCAGTAGGATACCTTTGGATTAGTAGTAGACTTAAAGCGAGGTCCATCTCATGGACCGACTGGTGTAATTTTGTGATTATGTAGTTCGGTTTGGGTTGGTTTTGTCCGCCCCATTTTATGGGTTGGGTGTTTTTTTTAAGTAtaaagtttcaaaaaaaaaaataatcatcTTTAGGTTTAAGAGTTAGGAATTAGGTTCAAGATGTGATTTGTTAGAATAAAGGGGAATATTTTCGAATGAATTTGAACTGGTACAAGGAAAGAGATATATACTAGCACCTACCTAACTAACATCCACTAATTTAGCTTATCTATTTTAGGTAAATATAATACAAATAAATTACAATAAAATTACAATATTCTATTGGCTCCAATTGTGCATGTGTTAGATTAACATTCCCCTGCAGTCGTTGCCGTAGCTTGGCAAAGGCAAAGGCTGGACTTAAACCGATTGAACAAGTGTCGTGGAAGTCCCTTAGTAAAAATATCCGCGTATTGGTAATCCGTTGGGACATGGAGGACCCGAATGGCACCTAGCTGAACTTTTTCCCGGACGAAATGAATGTCGATCTCCACATGTTTGGTACGTTGGTGTTGGACCGGGTTGTGAGATAGATACATGGTAGTAACGTTGTCGTAATAGATGATGGAAGCTTGACGAATTGGGACATGTAGCTCTAAGAGGAGGTTACGAAGCAATGTGAGCTCAGCTGCGGTGTTTGCAACGCCTTTGTATTCTGCCTCGGCACTAGATCTCGATATAGTTGGTTGACGTTTTGAGGACCAAGAGATCAAGTTGTCGCCGAGAAAGACACAATACCCCGAAGTTGATCGTCGAGTGTCTggacaaccccccccccccaatcggCATCAGAGTAGGCGGTGAGTGTGACCGATTTGGAGGGAGTGATATAGAGGCCCTAATCAATGGTGCCTTTTAGATACCGCAATATACGTTTAAGAAAGTTAAAGTGTGGCTCGTGTGGGGCGTGCATAAATAAGCAAACTTGTTGCACCGTGTATGCAATGTCGGGTCGGGTAATTGTTAAATATTGAAGTGTATCAGCGAGGCTTCGATAAAGAGAACCGTCGGTTAACAATTCACCGGTGTCGGCACTAAGCTTGTTGTTTGTGTCTGTTGGGGTGGTACTTGGTTTACAATGTTGCATATTTGCCCGTGTAAGGATGTCGGCTGCATACGACTGTTGAGATAAGAACAAGCCATCCTTTGTAGATTGAACTTGAATGCCAAGAAACTGGTGGATACGgccaagatctttcattgcaaATTCTTGAGACATCAAGTTTATAAAGTGATGCAACAGAGTGGTGTTGGACGCGGTCaagataatatcatcgacatataATAGTAGGTATGCCATTTGTGTGCCATTGCGATATATAAACAGAGAACTGTCGGAGACCGCGCTTCAAAAACCACATGTTTTAATGTATGAAGCAAACCGATGGTACCATGCGCGCGGAGCTTGCTTAAGTCCGAAAAGAGATTTCTTTAGGCGACAAACATGCGTGGGTTTGTCCGAATGAACGAAACCTGGTGGTTGAAACATATATACAGTTTCGTTTAGGTCGCCGTGTAGAAACGCGTTCTTAACATCAAGTCAATGCCTACTTGTTGAGATTTTCCGTTTACGACTAGACGAGCTTTGTAACGTTCAAGATTACCGTCCGCATGGAACTTGTGCCGAAATAGCCACATGCATCTAATGATGCTAGTATCCGTAGGTCGAGGCACTAAATCCCACGTGTCATTTTCTATTAAAGCCTTGTATTCAGTTTGCATAGCCTCATGCCAGTTCGGATCGGTCATGGCTGTTTTGTGTGACTTGGGGATAGGAGAGATGGTATGTGTGGTAGGGGTGGCATCGACATGCAGGTTAATCGGATGTTTGGTTTTCACGATGCCACGTTTGGAACGGATAACCATCGGATGATTTGGGATAGGCTGTGATGAGGGTGGTGGGGGTGGTACATGTATAGTTGGGGCGGTTTGGGTGGTACGGGTAGGAGTGGCGGAAGCTGTAGTGTTGGAGTGGTGGTGCAAAGTGTTAGTGACGGAAGTATTTGTGACGGATGGGATTGAATGTGGTGTGGAAGGTATCTCGTTGTGTGGGGACAGTGAGCCACAATTTTGGGAGTTTGTGTGGTGGGACGAATTTAAGGCTTCTGTGGAGGGGGTAGAGTGAGTAGGTGATGGTGGGGTAGGGAACATGGTGGTTGTATAGGAGAAGGTGAGGTAGTGAATATTGTAGGAGAAGGGTCACTGTCCAAAAAAGAATATGAATTTTGTTGAATTGGTGTTGATGCATAAGGGAAATATTGTTCATCAAACGTAACATGTCGTGACGGTTTGAAGGTCGAGACATCGGTAACCCCGATAATTAGGTGGGTAACCAAGAAATACACAGGCTATGGACCAAGGTGCAAGTTTGTGTGGTTGAGTTGCAGATTGGTTTGGAAAGCATGTGCTTCCGAAGACGCGTAAATGGTCGTAGTCAGGTGTTTTTAGATAGAGCATGGTAGTGGGAATGTTGGAATGTATGGTTTTAGATGGCAAGATGTTGTGTAGGTAGGTTGCGGTGTGCAACGCTTCAACCCAGAAAACGGGAGGTAATGAAGCATGGGTTAACAAAGATCGAATGATGTCATTGAGTCGTCGTATCATACGTTCGGCTTTGCCATTTTGTTGAGATGTGTGTGGGCATGAAAAACGGAATTGAATGCCGTGTTTGGTTGCAAATGATTTGAAGTTGTTGTTGTCAAACTCTCCCCCCATGTCACATTGAAACGATTTAATTGGTCGATTAAATTGTGTGTGTCACGGCCCttggccccggtttgacccggttcaagagccgcgggacaggaaaccTGCGGTatctaatttaggcgacagcggaagtcttttaatacagaATCTTTAATACTGGAAAATGCTCGTTTATTAAATTACATAaagtttagggataaaatcccataatttacaataaagcgatttcactgggaaatctttattttcaaaacatatttctttatttatttatattgagccacttctcaagctggtagtgcttcacggcacttttcttagctcacaacagatcacctgaaacatgtttgaaaaagattttgtcagcggggaaatactgagtgaatcattcagtttactaaaacgactcatttgttataatctacagtattaagagagattacaatgtttctgatatcaaaccaactacccacagtatttgtcactcgaatCTTtacggtgactgtggtcatatcaccattggctgccccaatgaaggACGAATATCACTAAATTttggttcgcccacctaaagtgataacaacagtagtaatgtgcacaataccccacataccggctgtaatttggtgattacataaatttaatcactgtaatttggtacttgtcagtagtttcttgtacgatttctggacctgataattgactttctcctatctctgcccaccaaactggagttctgcacttgcgtccatacagtgcttcgaatggagcagtttcaatgcttgaatgataactattgttataggagaattcaattaaaggtaaatggctatcccaattaccaccaaaatctataacacatgcttgaagcatgtcttcgagagtttgtattgtcctttcgctttgtccgtctgtttgaggatgatatgcagtactcagatttagtcgggttcccattgctttctggaaacttgtccagaaatgagaaatgaaacgactatctctatccgatacaatggagagtggaactccatgtaaagatactacttcatctacgtacaacttggccaatctttccatactaaaggtttctttcattggtagaaaatgagctgatttggttaatcgatccacaattacccaaatcgcatcattacctttttgggttttgggtaacttagtaacaaaatccattgttatgagttcccatttccatacaggcatttctagctgttgtagtagtcctgaaggtttctggtgttcagcttttacttgtgaacaagttaggcacttagatacgtattcggctatatcctttttcattcctatccaccagaaattatttcttaaatcttggtacatcttattgtttcctgggtgcatagtatacctagatttatgggcttcttctaaaatcttatttcttaattctccctgcttaggtacccaaattcgtttcttgtggaatctccaaattccatcatttccttgttttaGTTCTTTcatgtaacctttcattccttcagcatcgtccttgattgttgtttcttGGATTTCCTTTaattgctccattaaatctacttgtagatttaatctaagagcacggactcgcttttgcttctcatgatatttacgacttaaggcatctgcgactacattcgcttttccttcgtgatattgaatatcacagtcgtaatcgcttaggatttccatccatcttctttgcctcatatttaactctttttgcccaaatatgaccttaaactcttatgatctgtataaacagtaaacttacttccatacagataatgtctccaaatcttaagggcaaaaattatggctcctaattccaaatcatgagtcgtataattctcttcgtgctttttcaattgtctagaggcatacgcaattaccttcttgcgttgcattagcacacatccaaatcctaattttgaagcatcacaatatacttcaaaatcttctgttcctccAGGTAatgctaaaattggagcatttgtcaattggtgttttaaaatcttaaaagcttcttcttgtctagatccccactcaaacttaacggctttacaggtcagcttagttaaaggtacagctaacttagagaaatccttaataaatcgtctatagtatccagctaagcctagaaaacttctaatttccatagctgtttgcggaACTTTCCATTTCGTGATGGCTTCTATCTTAGAAGGATCTACCTGAATTCCtttgtgatttaccacatgacctaagaattgcacttcttgcaaccaaaattcacattttgagaatttagcataaagcttttcttttcttaacaaagctAAGAGTgcgtgtaaatgctcacaatgttcctggtgacttttggagtaaataagtatatcgtctatgaaaacgatcacaaatttatccaagtatggtttacaaatcctattcatcatgtccatgaatgctgcgggtgcattcgttaatccaaagggcatgactgtaaactcataatgaccatacctagttctgaaagcagttttaggtatgtcttcttcttgtacttttaactgatgatatccggatcttaagtctatcttagaaaaatatctagctccttgaagttgatcaaaaagatcatcaatcctaggtaatgggtatcgattcttaattgtaactttattcaattctctataatcaatacacattcgcatcgatccatctttctttttcacaaacaacactggtgctccccaaggggatgaactaggttgtataaatcctttgcttagtaattcatctaactgctttttcaattctagcatttcggtgggtgctaatcgatagggtgctttagctattggtatagtacctggaattaaatgaattctaaactctacttttCTATCgagtggtaacccaggtaattcttctggaaaaacatctgggtattctgagactatagggatgtcTTGAAGTTCCTTATCtctagtgttaatgattacggaaatcatatacaccgtttcttgttttctcgaataactagccaaattcattactgagatgaattttagtggctttcgaggtctatctcccgAAATCAAAATCACTTCTCCTGCGGGGGTTCGAATTTCTACGAAattcttatcacataggattcgagcatggttggctactaaccaatccattcctaacaccacatcgaatccggctaaattcataggtaacaggtttgcagagaacttatggcctaatagttctatttttccttcttgcaaaactttatctatgttaacagaatttccttctgcggtttcgaccgtaaaaatctgcctaagagtggttaagggtagcttaagagcttggcagaatgaagtattaataaaactttagtttgcaccagagtcaaataatacttttgcaaatacgtcgtgaactaggaacgtaccggctatcacatctgggatgagttcggcttcttgagtggtcagctgaaatgctcgtgcattcttcttagtagttccgTTAGCTGGTTTGGCTTTGTTGTCTGTTGGTTTCACTATCTTAGGACATTCTGTCTTGTAATGTCCTGTTTCATCGcagttatagcagactatggTTTTCTTTTTGCAATCTGCTTCACGATGTCCTGTcattttgcagaagttgcaaatTATATTACATCTTCCAAAATGATTCTTTATGCAATTTTTGAAAAAAGGCGGATCAACAGATTGTGTCATTCGTCTCTTCTTGaacttgttattattattacccatatgaaatccttgggtaatcttttgagccaattccttctttcgatcttttTCTTTTGTACGTACCaattcatcagttagggtattagctaattccacagcatcgtcaatagtacgaggtcttgcagctttaacgatgttatggatctcactaattaatccccaaatataacgggaaatgagtaccggttctggcgaagccagtgttggtactactctagcgtattcaaagaatgtcgaagtataaccgcgaCAATCTACTCCCGtcatacgatgacttaggaaattatttgccatttgttccttttcatattcgggacagaattttctttctacaagactcttaaattcttcccagctcATTGCATAAGCTattcttcttccttttgcttgtaataccgtgttccaccattctagcgctccttctttgaacaggtttgaagcatacatgacctgatcttcttcggcacacttacttattgcaattactgcttcggttttctctaaccaacgcagtactgcagttgctccttcgttacctgcaaattctatgggtttgcaagcaagaaattccttgtaagt
This genomic interval carries:
- the LOC110873932 gene encoding uncharacterized mitochondrial protein AtMg00810-like; translated protein: MAYLLLYVDDIILTASNTTLLHHFINLMSQEFAMKDLGRIHQFLGIQVQSTKDGLFLSQQSYAADILTRANMQHCKPSTTPTDTNNKLSADTGELLTDGSLYRSLADTLQYLTITRPDIAYTVQQVCLFMHAPHEPHFNFLKRILRYLKGTID